A DNA window from Streptomyces sp. Edi4 contains the following coding sequences:
- a CDS encoding conjugal transfer protein gives MNALRRRPEQADQDGSIDGSPEYDSPGELAGWSTGARANTSALIRFGLWGLLLLGPLLGLAALVSVPAANRPAPHQTAPAAPAGGGQGASGFAQLFVAAFLSSGEGDQSKLAAYYPPAAGLRLEGVSQRRTGQQLTVVRLRQTDQNVWSVTVAARITDTHPTPSPSSPAGEDRRDPQADAVAAAAGAVHYFQVPVATAAAPGGASGYVALSMPAEVSAPARIEAPQLDYGPLRPALPSDPRTQAVTAFLNAYLTGTGGLDRYLSPGTQLTAISPVPYTDLAVDQLAIEGESGGEPVAAVPADGTRLRLLVQLRARGQDGIRIPLAYALTLSARAGRWEITALEGAPAPARIQPVTPAPGPSTAPGTPVPGSTPS, from the coding sequence ATGAACGCGCTGCGCCGCCGACCCGAGCAGGCCGATCAGGACGGGTCCATTGACGGGAGCCCCGAGTACGACAGTCCTGGCGAGCTGGCGGGATGGTCGACCGGAGCACGCGCCAACACCAGCGCCCTGATCCGGTTCGGACTGTGGGGGCTGCTCCTGCTGGGCCCGCTGCTCGGTCTTGCCGCCCTCGTCTCCGTGCCCGCCGCCAACCGCCCCGCCCCACACCAGACGGCGCCGGCCGCTCCGGCCGGGGGCGGCCAAGGGGCCTCGGGTTTTGCCCAGCTGTTCGTGGCCGCCTTCCTCAGCTCGGGGGAGGGCGACCAGTCCAAACTCGCCGCCTACTACCCGCCCGCAGCCGGCCTGCGCCTGGAGGGCGTCTCCCAGCGGCGCACCGGACAGCAGCTGACCGTGGTCCGGCTGCGCCAGACCGACCAGAACGTGTGGTCGGTGACCGTGGCCGCCCGCATCACCGACACCCACCCCACGCCGTCGCCGAGCAGCCCCGCCGGGGAGGACCGCCGCGATCCCCAGGCCGATGCCGTCGCAGCCGCGGCCGGTGCCGTCCACTACTTCCAGGTACCGGTCGCCACCGCCGCGGCGCCGGGCGGGGCGAGCGGGTATGTGGCGCTGTCGATGCCGGCCGAGGTCAGTGCCCCGGCCCGCATCGAGGCTCCGCAGCTCGACTATGGGCCGCTGCGGCCGGCCCTGCCCTCCGACCCGCGGACCCAGGCCGTCACGGCATTCCTGAACGCCTACCTCACCGGGACAGGCGGACTGGACCGCTACCTGTCGCCCGGCACCCAGCTCACCGCGATCAGCCCGGTCCCGTACACGGACCTCGCCGTCGATCAGCTCGCGATCGAGGGGGAGAGCGGCGGAGAGCCGGTCGCCGCCGTTCCCGCGGACGGGACTCGGCTGCGCCTGCTGGTCCAGCTGCGCGCCCGCGGCCAGGACGGCATCCGGATCCCGCTCGCCTACGCGCTCACCTTGTCGGCGCGGGCCGGCCGCTGGGAGATCACCGCCCTCGAGGGCGCCCCCGCCCCGGCCCGGATCCAGCCCGTCACTCCGGCCCCTGGCCCCTCCACTGCTCCGGGCACGCCGGTGCCCGGCTCCACCCCGTCCTGA
- a CDS encoding ATP-binding protein — protein sequence MRLPIRHIANNIIYTTHGTCWAVWRVAAANYSHAPATAKKRRLKALESLFKQLTGEPMLLSLCPQVDPVAVVRAMVADVDLARSPRYEQLGGAVLDQLESMELTGRTDWLAVPLPALSRKDSVLAVFGAAKAEFDLQLGLLPAAITAEDIASRTEQAERLHAQWPSGVSMRPASEAEILWIYGHSARRGLAEPFLPDGTELPVRGRGRTTAALNELVLAEGGADFSGRRAAPGNPFGRRFLQVSSEWGNSYQALLALSEMPEAFALPGAAYLQQLDDLAYPVDWTARLVITPGSKAEAKTRKRATHLKAQAAEYEGDPAGPPASIAHHERDNDEFRDRITANRREVEIRAMVTLAVWGATPDDAQARAASLAADFGATEYTFSRPVGEQAHLWQAMLPGCRTPRVMLGYAQYLLARDFAMAMPWCGSALGDERGGLFGVQLASGGARPVLIDPARGPRENASASMAFLGELGAGKSYAMKSACYNVLARGHRPGDPHSRGRAVIVDRTSDEEWVRFAKACPGTTQVIRIDQRAEVSLDPLRLFVTDSPQAAARFTESFLTLLLGVRPMDLEGVALSEAVQTVLERPAPSMRALVDELTARSSDDPAARTLARKLKAVARKDLARVVFDEGLPVVDTQRADSVVFAVNSLQLPKKSELASEHRIERLEFEKVAGRALMYLIAAVARGTVMKNTYEFGVAVFDECWWLTSSDEGLELLLELIRDGRKHHAAAYLGSHDADDIGPADSEKGAIIRGLIPHRFLFRQTTRTLAQRGLEFLGVDAADPDLLDLVTAQLSPIGLPDEEKAARAGECLYRDLAGRIGLMRVLPPADEEVLKVIHTTPGDYQATA from the coding sequence ATGCGTCTGCCGATCCGGCACATCGCCAACAACATCATCTACACCACGCACGGCACCTGCTGGGCGGTGTGGCGGGTCGCAGCCGCGAACTACAGCCACGCCCCTGCCACGGCGAAGAAGCGCCGTCTCAAGGCGCTTGAGTCGCTGTTCAAGCAGCTGACAGGGGAGCCGATGCTGCTGTCCCTGTGCCCGCAGGTCGACCCGGTCGCGGTCGTCCGCGCCATGGTCGCCGACGTGGACCTGGCCCGCTCCCCGCGCTACGAGCAGCTGGGGGGTGCGGTCCTGGACCAGCTGGAGAGCATGGAACTGACCGGCCGTACCGACTGGCTCGCCGTGCCGCTGCCGGCGCTGTCCCGCAAGGACTCCGTCCTGGCCGTGTTCGGTGCGGCCAAGGCAGAGTTCGACCTCCAGCTGGGTCTGCTGCCCGCTGCGATCACTGCCGAGGACATTGCCAGCCGTACCGAACAGGCCGAGCGCCTCCACGCCCAGTGGCCCTCGGGCGTGTCCATGCGGCCGGCGTCGGAAGCCGAAATCCTGTGGATCTACGGGCACTCCGCACGGCGCGGGCTGGCCGAACCCTTCCTGCCCGACGGCACCGAACTCCCGGTGCGCGGCCGTGGCCGCACCACTGCCGCCCTGAACGAACTCGTACTCGCGGAAGGCGGCGCCGACTTCAGCGGCCGCCGCGCAGCCCCGGGCAATCCGTTCGGCCGGCGCTTCCTTCAGGTCTCCAGCGAGTGGGGCAACTCCTACCAGGCGCTGCTGGCACTGTCGGAGATGCCGGAGGCATTCGCCCTGCCCGGGGCCGCCTATCTGCAACAGCTGGACGATCTGGCCTACCCGGTCGACTGGACCGCCCGCCTGGTCATCACCCCCGGCTCGAAAGCAGAGGCCAAGACTCGGAAGCGGGCCACCCACTTGAAGGCCCAGGCCGCCGAGTACGAGGGAGACCCGGCCGGCCCGCCGGCCTCGATCGCCCACCACGAGCGGGACAACGACGAGTTCCGCGACCGGATCACCGCGAACCGGCGCGAGGTCGAGATCCGCGCCATGGTCACCCTCGCCGTCTGGGGCGCCACTCCCGACGACGCCCAGGCCCGCGCCGCCTCCCTGGCCGCCGACTTCGGCGCCACCGAATACACCTTCTCCCGCCCCGTGGGGGAGCAGGCCCACCTGTGGCAGGCCATGCTGCCCGGCTGCCGCACCCCCCGCGTCATGCTCGGCTACGCCCAGTACCTCCTCGCCCGGGACTTCGCGATGGCCATGCCCTGGTGCGGAAGCGCTCTCGGCGACGAGCGGGGCGGCCTGTTCGGCGTACAGCTCGCATCGGGCGGTGCCCGCCCGGTGCTGATCGACCCGGCCCGCGGCCCGCGCGAGAACGCCTCCGCCTCCATGGCGTTCCTCGGTGAACTCGGCGCCGGCAAGTCCTACGCCATGAAGTCCGCCTGCTACAACGTCCTGGCGCGCGGCCACCGGCCCGGCGACCCGCACTCCCGCGGCCGCGCCGTCATCGTCGACCGCACCAGCGACGAGGAATGGGTGCGTTTCGCGAAGGCCTGCCCCGGCACCACCCAGGTCATCCGCATCGACCAGAGGGCCGAAGTCTCCCTCGACCCGCTCCGTCTGTTCGTGACCGACAGCCCCCAGGCCGCGGCCCGCTTCACCGAGTCCTTCCTGACTCTGCTCCTTGGTGTACGCCCCATGGACCTGGAAGGAGTCGCCCTCTCCGAGGCGGTCCAGACGGTCCTCGAGCGCCCGGCCCCCTCCATGCGTGCCCTGGTCGACGAACTCACCGCCCGCAGCAGCGACGACCCGGCCGCCCGCACCCTGGCCCGCAAGCTCAAGGCGGTCGCCCGTAAGGACCTCGCCCGCGTCGTGTTCGACGAGGGCCTCCCGGTGGTCGACACCCAGCGGGCCGACTCCGTCGTCTTCGCCGTCAACAGCCTCCAGCTGCCCAAGAAGTCCGAACTCGCCTCCGAGCACCGCATCGAGCGCCTGGAGTTCGAGAAGGTCGCCGGCCGGGCCCTGATGTACCTGATCGCGGCCGTAGCCCGCGGGACGGTCATGAAGAACACCTACGAGTTCGGTGTCGCCGTCTTCGACGAATGCTGGTGGCTCACCTCCTCCGACGAAGGCCTGGAGCTGCTGCTGGAGCTGATCCGTGACGGCCGCAAGCACCACGCCGCCGCCTACCTCGGCTCCCACGACGCGGACGACATCGGGCCGGCCGACTCCGAGAAGGGCGCCATCATCCGCGGCCTGATCCCACACCGCTTCCTGTTCCGCCAGACCACCCGCACCCTGGCCCAGCGCGGCCTGGAGTTCCTCGGCGTGGACGCCGCCGACCCCGACCTGCTGGACCTGGTGACCGCCCAGCTGTCCCCGATCGGCCTGCCGGATGAGGAGAAGGCCGCCCGGGCGGGGGAGTGCCTCTACCGCGACCTCGCCGGACGCATCGGCCTGATGCGCGTGCTGCCTCCCGCGGACGAAGAAGTCCTGAAGGTCATTCACACCACTCCCGGCGACTACCAGGCCACCGCATGA
- a CDS encoding NlpC/P60 family protein, with protein MTRKTTRRVTAGAALIILPVILMAAIAAHVAGLAQDQAQAAARNQTRCAGGAAGSDADTAQITQQVRAALASSGPVTVPGLTRPAEQLPNAKTIVATGIQMSIPARGQVIALATALAESDLHNLDHGDRDSLGLFQQRPSQGWGTRDQILDPVYASTKFYKALQSVQGWEQMPVTVAAQEVQKSAYPDAYAEFEKLATALQQAIAPALGSAAAPAALDGTLGSAGCAAQTGTDYGTIPPGTLPSGYQIPPTAPPAVQQAIRWALGQLGTPYQWGGSCTSPHGSDPEGRCDCSSLMQRAYGVAGVQLTRTTYTQINEGRAIALDAVQPGDLLFSEGSAAQPEHVAMALGDGLLVQAPRPGRVVEVAKMEGRRILAVRRVAS; from the coding sequence ATGACCAGGAAGACCACCCGGCGCGTCACCGCCGGTGCCGCCCTGATCATCCTGCCGGTGATCCTCATGGCTGCGATCGCCGCGCACGTCGCCGGGCTCGCCCAGGACCAGGCGCAGGCCGCAGCCCGCAACCAGACCCGCTGCGCAGGCGGCGCAGCGGGTTCGGACGCCGACACTGCCCAGATCACTCAGCAGGTGCGGGCCGCTCTGGCCTCCTCGGGCCCTGTCACGGTGCCCGGCCTGACCCGTCCTGCCGAGCAACTCCCCAACGCCAAAACGATCGTGGCGACCGGCATCCAGATGAGCATCCCCGCCCGCGGCCAGGTCATCGCCCTGGCCACCGCGCTGGCCGAGTCGGACCTGCACAACCTCGACCACGGAGACCGCGACAGCCTCGGTCTCTTCCAGCAACGCCCCTCCCAGGGCTGGGGAACCCGAGACCAGATACTCGATCCCGTCTACGCGAGCACCAAGTTCTACAAGGCCCTCCAGTCCGTGCAGGGATGGGAGCAGATGCCGGTCACCGTCGCCGCCCAGGAAGTGCAGAAGTCCGCCTACCCCGACGCGTACGCAGAGTTCGAGAAGCTCGCCACCGCCCTGCAGCAGGCCATCGCGCCGGCCCTCGGCTCCGCGGCCGCGCCTGCCGCACTGGACGGCACCCTGGGGAGCGCGGGATGTGCCGCCCAGACCGGCACCGACTACGGAACCATCCCGCCCGGCACCCTGCCTTCCGGCTACCAGATCCCTCCCACCGCGCCACCAGCGGTACAGCAGGCGATCCGCTGGGCGCTGGGGCAACTGGGCACGCCCTACCAATGGGGCGGCAGCTGCACCAGCCCCCACGGCAGCGACCCCGAAGGCCGCTGCGACTGCTCCTCGTTGATGCAGCGCGCCTATGGCGTCGCCGGCGTCCAGCTCACCCGCACCACCTACACGCAGATCAACGAGGGCCGTGCTATTGCCCTGGATGCCGTACAGCCCGGCGACCTCCTGTTCAGCGAGGGCAGTGCCGCCCAGCCCGAACACGTCGCCATGGCGCTCGGAGATGGCCTGCTCGTGCAGGCTCCCCGCCCAGGCCGGGTTGTTGAAGTAGCCAAAATGGAAGGACGACGCATCCTGGCCGTGCGGCGGGTCGCCTCCTGA
- a CDS encoding PQQ-binding-like beta-propeller repeat protein has product MAGEDGLKAVDTARASVKWSVDTTNKADRGGFGTRRAAPHVIAGQGGATVFAAYDRTVPGQGTMPARAAIEVLAVDAVSGRTAWRAEFTPAPSSRIEASGLAADENVAPKVITADTTSVVVTADETTYVLDRATRQLRWQQKGFSAVSVADGVVAGGEAAGAGGFHGQLGGFALDSGQRRWTAASSDRAVHASAAGPGLLAGNVQESLVLVDVRTGTERARYAGGGQLHLHPWRCRGDEQSLVLCHDQLAGQVNAVVVFDAATTAKVWSLPDASGRIVPQVTAFWHGAVYGRTNNGPVVLDGHTGKDRETKPGAAPFEVDQYGGLSGDSRSPLAVPASA; this is encoded by the coding sequence GTGGCCGGCGAGGACGGCCTGAAGGCGGTCGACACCGCCCGGGCCAGCGTCAAGTGGTCGGTGGACACCACCAACAAGGCAGACCGAGGCGGTTTCGGCACACGCCGCGCAGCCCCCCATGTCATCGCGGGCCAGGGCGGGGCGACGGTATTCGCGGCGTACGACAGGACCGTCCCCGGCCAGGGAACCATGCCCGCCAGGGCTGCCATCGAGGTCCTGGCCGTGGATGCGGTGTCGGGAAGGACAGCGTGGCGTGCCGAGTTCACGCCCGCCCCCTCGTCCCGCATCGAGGCCAGTGGTCTGGCAGCGGACGAGAACGTCGCACCGAAGGTGATCACGGCCGATACGACATCGGTGGTGGTCACGGCCGACGAGACGACGTACGTCCTGGACCGGGCCACGCGCCAACTGCGCTGGCAGCAGAAGGGTTTTAGCGCCGTCAGCGTCGCCGATGGCGTGGTGGCAGGTGGAGAAGCGGCAGGCGCGGGGGGCTTTCACGGCCAGCTCGGTGGGTTTGCACTCGACAGCGGGCAACGCCGCTGGACGGCGGCGAGCTCCGACCGGGCCGTGCACGCGTCCGCGGCCGGGCCGGGACTGCTGGCCGGCAATGTCCAGGAGAGCCTGGTGCTGGTGGATGTCCGTACCGGCACCGAGCGCGCCCGGTATGCGGGCGGCGGCCAGCTGCATCTGCACCCATGGCGGTGCAGGGGAGATGAGCAGTCCCTCGTGCTGTGCCACGACCAGCTCGCGGGGCAGGTAAACGCTGTGGTCGTCTTCGACGCGGCGACCACAGCGAAGGTGTGGTCACTGCCGGATGCCTCGGGCCGGATCGTGCCCCAGGTGACCGCGTTCTGGCACGGCGCAGTGTATGGCCGGACCAACAACGGGCCGGTCGTCCTGGACGGCCACACCGGAAAGGACCGTGAAACCAAGCCGGGCGCGGCTCCGTTCGAAGTCGACCAGTACGGAGGCCTGTCAGGCGACAGCCGATCGCCCCTCGCTGTTCCCGCCTCTGCCTGA
- a CDS encoding ATP/GTP-binding protein → MTAPVDLLKVNATATGDEAGAGRARFTERVELVLALADQKPLADLGLSPDPLQQLAAAMASVRTEAGERAEVVVDLVPVGERRLARRRRRLMARSRRRGPSAYGERLTGGLGGAGVWGSVTAAWSGGKTTGVPSGAKRLPRMTDLKAEVGKFDPAAGAVFAVQILLRTQATHPQQALARMNQLLAAFSITSGENHLRPRRPRTRRAVASFDRRFRTGEFAPIRRQWMTVAELAGFLKPPTKSCTAPSIVRSGGLVPPAPADLPVYTGQPGLVPLGAVVYPDGIERIGAARAADLLFALMLGKSGHGKTEAALVQCIALAHTGYGCWFLDPHGEAWARAKPYLAHPHLMDRMWEINLGEADPDQMVASWNPLSMEHRQPFDIQKVVRAVTEAIAAAQGWGEQAPRAHTILARACQAIALLNHKAVSEGHPEAQGTLFQLRRWLTDEKWRGKLLPHLPGSVQKYWLKTFLDMPSEAVPTVTYAIDRLDTSPSLQAFFGSPRSGYDVRTAMDTGKVVFLCPDGSEADALVSCLLIHDLYRAGRSRQDTHRSKRRTFWSWGDELTAVDSSSKGFLAAIAEQLRKYEVRFLGMTQMALRLSAITRQSLMQNQSLLSTCAADYDEAAYVARRWNGQVTPETITELPKYHQIMSITLNGRRTSPFRVRGLPVEEVFANCHNPAGVPDLATAIDKNLRRRPLKDILTELEDLDDVILTHHNGLQPAGPATAVGADPTTSYADKEAS, encoded by the coding sequence GTGACGGCGCCGGTCGACCTCCTGAAGGTGAACGCCACGGCCACCGGCGACGAAGCCGGCGCTGGGCGGGCCCGGTTCACAGAGCGCGTGGAGCTGGTGCTGGCGCTGGCAGACCAGAAGCCGCTGGCTGATCTGGGGCTGTCTCCTGACCCGTTGCAGCAGCTTGCGGCTGCGATGGCCAGTGTGCGCACGGAGGCGGGGGAGCGGGCCGAGGTGGTTGTGGACCTGGTGCCGGTGGGCGAGCGGCGCCTGGCGCGCCGCCGGCGCCGGCTCATGGCCCGCTCCCGCCGCCGTGGCCCCTCGGCCTACGGTGAGCGGCTGACGGGGGGCCTGGGCGGGGCAGGGGTGTGGGGGTCGGTGACCGCGGCCTGGTCCGGCGGTAAGACCACAGGCGTCCCGTCCGGCGCGAAGCGGTTGCCGCGGATGACGGACCTCAAGGCGGAAGTCGGGAAGTTCGACCCCGCTGCCGGAGCCGTCTTCGCCGTGCAGATCCTGCTGCGTACCCAGGCCACGCATCCGCAGCAGGCGCTGGCGCGGATGAACCAGCTGCTTGCGGCGTTCTCCATCACCAGCGGTGAAAACCACCTGCGGCCACGACGGCCGCGTACCCGCCGTGCGGTCGCTTCCTTCGACCGCCGTTTCAGGACAGGGGAGTTCGCCCCGATTCGGCGGCAGTGGATGACGGTGGCCGAGCTCGCCGGGTTCCTCAAGCCACCGACCAAGTCGTGCACCGCCCCCAGCATCGTGCGCTCCGGCGGACTGGTCCCGCCCGCCCCGGCCGACCTGCCCGTCTACACCGGACAGCCGGGCCTGGTGCCGCTCGGCGCCGTCGTCTACCCCGACGGTATCGAGCGCATTGGCGCCGCCCGGGCAGCCGACCTTCTGTTCGCCCTGATGCTTGGCAAGTCGGGCCACGGCAAGACCGAGGCCGCGCTGGTGCAGTGCATCGCGCTCGCGCACACCGGCTACGGCTGCTGGTTCCTGGACCCACACGGCGAGGCCTGGGCCCGCGCCAAGCCCTACCTGGCCCACCCGCACCTCATGGACCGGATGTGGGAGATCAACCTGGGCGAGGCCGATCCGGACCAGATGGTCGCGTCCTGGAACCCGCTGTCGATGGAACACCGCCAACCCTTCGACATCCAGAAGGTGGTGCGGGCGGTCACCGAAGCCATCGCGGCCGCCCAGGGCTGGGGCGAGCAGGCTCCGCGCGCCCACACCATCCTGGCCCGGGCCTGCCAGGCGATCGCCCTGCTCAACCACAAGGCGGTCAGCGAAGGCCACCCCGAGGCACAGGGCACCCTCTTCCAGCTGCGCCGGTGGCTGACCGACGAAAAGTGGCGCGGCAAGCTCCTGCCCCATCTGCCGGGCAGCGTGCAGAAGTACTGGCTCAAGACGTTCCTGGACATGCCCTCCGAGGCGGTACCCACCGTCACCTACGCCATCGACCGTCTCGACACCAGCCCCTCGCTGCAGGCGTTCTTCGGCTCACCGCGCTCCGGCTACGACGTACGCACCGCCATGGACACCGGCAAGGTGGTGTTCCTGTGCCCCGACGGCTCCGAGGCCGACGCCCTGGTGTCCTGCCTGCTCATCCACGACCTCTACCGCGCCGGCCGCTCCCGCCAGGACACCCACCGCAGCAAGCGGCGCACCTTCTGGTCCTGGGGCGATGAGCTCACCGCGGTCGACTCCTCCTCCAAAGGCTTCCTCGCGGCGATCGCCGAGCAGTTGCGCAAATACGAGGTGCGCTTCCTCGGCATGACGCAGATGGCGCTGCGGCTGTCCGCGATCACCCGCCAGTCCCTCATGCAGAACCAGTCACTGCTGAGCACCTGTGCCGCCGACTACGACGAAGCCGCCTATGTGGCCCGCCGCTGGAACGGCCAGGTCACCCCCGAGACCATCACCGAACTCCCCAAGTACCACCAGATCATGTCGATCACGCTGAACGGCCGGCGCACCAGCCCGTTTCGCGTGAGAGGCCTGCCCGTCGAAGAGGTCTTCGCCAACTGCCACAACCCTGCCGGCGTCCCGGACCTGGCCACGGCGATCGACAAGAACCTCCGCCGCCGCCCGCTCAAGGACATCCTCACGGAGCTGGAGGACCTGGACGACGTGATCCTCACCCACCACAACGGCCTCCAGCCCGCCGGCCCCGCCACTGCTGTCGGCGCCGACCCCACCACCAGCTACGCAGACAAGGAAGCTTCCTGA
- a CDS encoding replication-relaxation family protein, with the protein MPYPHAGLVAPGPIAQEAAQVIYQHRMLSTRQLHQLITPQHAHSEYMRRQLHTLRNAGLADTVGQRRHGQTELLWWLTDKGAQAVESVGLLPPRPYRMNAATALGPLQAHTLATVETGLAFVTHARRLRHECGPLDWSPENAHAYRDEARPGEDLALIPDAVLNYVHTDHKQRTRTMLTFFIEVDRTQMTIARLAAKLHAYAAYEQFALQPAGPRARRSPAAPAWRARYPVFPRLLLVLTGASTARLQRRIADLRSLAASDPLLNTTPLRAGVTTLEQLREHGPFAPVFTPVLGPDGPTDAWLRAPHPAAPISA; encoded by the coding sequence ATGCCCTATCCACACGCCGGGCTTGTTGCTCCGGGCCCCATCGCCCAAGAGGCCGCCCAGGTCATCTACCAGCACCGCATGCTCTCCACCCGCCAGCTCCACCAGCTGATCACCCCACAGCACGCTCATTCCGAATACATGCGCCGCCAGCTCCACACCCTGCGCAACGCGGGCCTGGCCGACACCGTCGGCCAGCGCCGCCACGGCCAGACCGAACTGCTGTGGTGGCTCACGGACAAAGGCGCCCAGGCCGTCGAGTCCGTCGGCCTGCTGCCCCCGCGCCCCTACCGCATGAACGCCGCGACTGCGCTGGGCCCGCTCCAGGCACACACCCTGGCCACCGTCGAGACCGGCCTGGCCTTCGTCACCCACGCCCGTCGACTGCGTCACGAATGCGGGCCGCTGGACTGGTCCCCGGAGAACGCACACGCCTACCGGGACGAGGCCCGGCCCGGCGAAGACCTCGCCCTCATTCCCGACGCCGTCCTCAACTACGTCCACACCGACCACAAACAACGCACCCGCACCATGCTGACCTTCTTCATCGAGGTCGACCGCACCCAGATGACCATCGCCCGCCTCGCCGCCAAGCTCCACGCCTACGCCGCTTACGAGCAGTTCGCCCTCCAGCCCGCCGGCCCCCGCGCCCGACGCAGCCCCGCCGCCCCGGCATGGCGCGCCCGCTACCCGGTCTTCCCCCGCCTGCTGCTGGTCCTCACCGGAGCCTCCACCGCACGGCTTCAGCGGCGTATCGCCGACCTTCGCAGCCTCGCCGCCAGCGACCCCCTCCTGAACACCACACCGCTGCGCGCCGGAGTCACCACCCTCGAACAGCTCCGCGAACACGGCCCCTTCGCCCCCGTCTTCACCCCCGTCCTCGGCCCGGACGGGCCCACCGACGCCTGGCTGCGCGCCCCGCACCCCGCAGCACCCATCTCGGCATGA
- a CDS encoding SAF domain-containing protein — translation MPRPSSPVRTDLPITTTAPVKRQRRWSVAALCIVLAVVAGLGAAAAVTSAGDRVKVLAIARDVPAGQAITDADLIVAEVSADAALAPMPAADRTAVVGKRPAVDLRKGGLLTASQLGVGSGLGDNQQQVGVQVKPGQAPAGTLAPGDKVLAVTTPGQSDQAGGKSETPPQTISAAVVSVSRPDASGTVVVNLAVETSVGPLLAARASTGHIALVRQPRSS, via the coding sequence GTGCCACGCCCTTCCAGCCCCGTCCGCACCGATCTGCCTATCACCACGACGGCCCCGGTCAAGCGGCAGCGCCGCTGGTCGGTGGCGGCACTGTGCATCGTGCTGGCCGTGGTGGCCGGGCTCGGCGCGGCCGCCGCCGTCACCTCGGCCGGCGACCGGGTCAAGGTGCTGGCCATCGCCCGTGACGTTCCTGCCGGTCAGGCGATCACGGACGCGGACCTGATCGTGGCCGAGGTGTCCGCCGATGCCGCGCTGGCGCCGATGCCCGCTGCCGACCGCACCGCTGTCGTCGGCAAGCGCCCGGCAGTCGACCTGCGCAAGGGCGGCCTGCTCACCGCCTCGCAGCTCGGCGTCGGATCGGGACTCGGGGACAACCAGCAGCAGGTGGGTGTCCAGGTCAAGCCCGGCCAGGCCCCGGCCGGCACCCTCGCTCCCGGCGACAAGGTCCTCGCGGTGACCACCCCCGGACAGTCCGACCAGGCGGGCGGCAAAAGCGAAACACCGCCGCAGACCATCTCCGCCGCGGTGGTGAGTGTCAGCCGGCCCGATGCCTCGGGCACCGTCGTCGTCAACCTCGCCGTCGAAACCAGTGTCGGGCCGCTGCTGGCGGCCCGGGCATCGACCGGACACATCGCCCTGGTACGCCAGCCGCGGAGCAGCTGA